Proteins from a single region of Nitrososphaerota archaeon:
- a CDS encoding (Fe-S)-binding protein: MAGLDLGYVAVYLVSLASVVFAGLMVLRRSKATSTSIGPRRLLGLAEDETRRLRSGDPVFLMHLSIALGIGVTMANAVLDPGMGYLYPLKVLFLVVSVPLTAGLVASFVWRVQVYSRSKKEEEKLGTSAQFTSASTLLQVVLMLAIGLTTSELVLIWFPSLVYADLLLGALRNSLVAVYYSRPSVNLVGGFDRPLSALKTPFNLADVMSGKTDASQVSVGVSKVSDFDGSQRLAFDSCVEIGACEAACPATAAGRPLSPRVLVRKVSLLARGPDAGASPFSVVGEDELWSCTSCGACVASCPVSVKHLDIVYELRRDLVAKGKVDKEKAALLENLAQSQNPYGLKNASRGDWARDLGIDTLASKPGVEYLYWVGCISSFDQRAQRIARALSKILRQAGVSFAILGGEEMCVGDPARRLGEEGRYQELALQNIEKLNSYGVRKIIATCPHCYNTLKNEYPQFGGNYEVVYHTQLISDLIREGKVKVPPEKVQSISVTLHDACYASRYNNVFDEPREMLRAAVSDVREMGRRKEKTFCCGAGGSNYWYKVPQQKSIAGIRTEEASETGAKTVATECPFCLSMLDDATKVADTGMDVRDVAEIVADCIP; the protein is encoded by the coding sequence TGAGGTCCGGGGACCCTGTCTTCCTGATGCACCTTTCGATAGCCCTGGGAATCGGTGTGACGATGGCCAACGCGGTCTTGGACCCGGGGATGGGATACCTCTACCCCCTGAAGGTCCTGTTCTTGGTGGTCTCTGTCCCTCTGACCGCGGGGCTGGTGGCGTCCTTCGTCTGGCGGGTCCAGGTGTACTCCAGAAGCAAGAAGGAAGAGGAGAAGCTGGGGACGTCAGCGCAGTTCACGTCTGCTTCCACCCTCCTCCAGGTCGTCCTCATGCTCGCCATCGGCCTGACCACCTCGGAGCTCGTCCTCATCTGGTTCCCGTCGCTGGTCTATGCGGACCTGCTGTTGGGCGCGCTCCGGAACTCCCTGGTAGCTGTTTACTATAGCAGGCCGAGCGTCAACCTGGTGGGGGGGTTCGACAGGCCCCTGTCGGCTCTCAAGACGCCGTTCAACCTGGCCGACGTGATGTCGGGGAAGACGGACGCTTCCCAGGTCAGCGTGGGGGTGAGCAAAGTCTCCGACTTCGACGGCTCCCAGCGCCTCGCCTTCGATTCATGCGTCGAGATCGGAGCGTGCGAAGCCGCCTGCCCGGCAACGGCCGCCGGCCGCCCCCTGTCGCCTCGGGTGCTCGTGAGGAAGGTAAGCCTGCTTGCCCGCGGTCCGGATGCCGGAGCCAGCCCCTTCAGCGTCGTGGGGGAGGACGAGCTCTGGTCCTGCACTTCCTGCGGCGCCTGCGTGGCCAGCTGCCCCGTAAGCGTCAAGCACCTCGACATAGTCTACGAGCTAAGGCGGGACCTGGTAGCGAAAGGGAAGGTGGACAAGGAGAAGGCCGCCCTGCTGGAGAACCTGGCCCAGAGCCAGAACCCCTACGGGTTGAAGAACGCGAGCAGGGGGGATTGGGCCCGGGACCTTGGGATCGACACGCTTGCTTCGAAACCAGGGGTGGAGTACCTCTACTGGGTCGGGTGCATCTCGTCCTTCGACCAGAGGGCACAGAGGATAGCCAGGGCGCTTTCGAAGATACTCAGGCAGGCTGGTGTCTCCTTCGCGATACTCGGGGGGGAGGAGATGTGTGTGGGGGACCCAGCCCGCCGTCTGGGGGAAGAGGGGAGGTATCAGGAGCTGGCGCTGCAGAACATCGAGAAGCTCAACTCCTATGGCGTGAGAAAGATAATCGCCACCTGCCCCCACTGCTACAACACGCTCAAGAACGAGTATCCCCAGTTCGGCGGAAACTACGAGGTCGTGTACCACACGCAGCTCATCTCCGACCTCATACGGGAGGGGAAGGTGAAGGTCCCCCCCGAGAAGGTCCAGAGCATCTCCGTTACCCTGCATGACGCCTGCTATGCTTCGAGGTACAACAACGTGTTCGACGAACCCAGAGAGATGCTGCGGGCGGCCGTCTCAGACGTCAGAGAGATGGGTCGGAGGAAAGAGAAAACTTTCTGCTGCGGGGCAGGGGGCTCCAACTACTGGTACAAGGTCCCCCAACAGAAGTCGATAGCCGGGATAAGGACGGAGGAAGCCTCCGAGACCGGCGCGAAGACGGTGGCGACCGAGTGCCCGTTCTGCCTCTCCATGCTGGACGACGCCACTAAGGTGGCAGACACAGGGATGGACGTGCGCGACGTGGCAGAGATAGTGGCCGACTGCATCCCCTGA